CAACCGTTCAGGTCGCCGGAAACCACCGGGTCGCGCGTCACCTCCACGATGCCTCGCAGCGACCCGAGCGTCGCTTGATTCAGTACATAATTAATCTCTTCTGCGTCCGTTGTCTTGCCAAACGAGAGATTTACATCGGCGAGGCTGACGTTGGGCGTCGGCACCCGCACCGACAAACCCGTGATCCTTCCTCTCATCCGCGGCAGGACGACACCCACGGCGGCGGTCGCCCCGGTGGAGGTCGGCACCATATTCATGGCTGCGGCGCGTGACCGGCAAAGGTCTTCGTGCGGCGCGTCCACCAGGTTCTGCCCCTTGGTATAGGCGTGGATCGTGGTCACCAGCGCGTGCTCGATGCCGAAATGTTCATCCAGCACCTGCACGACGGGCGCGAGGCAGTTGGTCGTGCAACTGGCGTTGGAAACCGCGTGGTCGCGCGCCGGATCGTATTGCTCGTGATTGACGCCCATCACGAAAGTCGGAAGCCGTTCGCGGTCGCCCGGATGGGGATTGGCCGAAAGCACGACTTTTCGCGCCCCGGCCTCCAAGTGGCCGGCCAACGCGTCGTAACGCGTGAACTGCCCCGTCGCCTCGAGCACACACCAAATGTCATGCGTCCGCCAATCACGCTGGCCCGGTGTCCCGCCGGACACGACTGGAATGCGGCGACCGTCGACAACGATGGCGTCACCCTCAGCCTCGACGGACCCCGGATAGCGACCGTGAACCGAATCATATTTCAGCAGGTAGGCCAACGTCGGCGCCTCGGCAACGTCGGCAATGGCGCCGATCTCGAAGACGTTTTGTTGCTGTGCTAGTCGGAAAAAGCAGCGCCCGATGCGGCCGAATCCGTGAATGGCGATGCGCGCGGTCAAGTAAACATTGTCTCCCGGAGCAGAAATTCGCGACTGGCAGGAGTTTAGCGCGAGCCCGCGCGGTGTCAACGGCATCGATCGGCGACGGCGCGTTGCGATAAGGCGCCCTGCATCAACATGGTCGCGTTGTGGTTAGGTCAACCCCGCCAGCCACAGGTTCCACGTTGCCAGTAACATGATTTTTGCCGGGCGGCGCCAGACCGATCGGCATGCGGGCCCAAACAGCAAGGCGATCGCTTTTTCGGGATCGTACAGACGGCGGCCGAAATCCGGCGGATCGGCGATGAGCCGCGCGAAGTAATCGGCGTGCGCGGGGTCGTCCAGGTACGTCGCGTACGGCGCCTGCAAGCGAATCTTCGGCCGGTACGCGATCTCGTGCGGTACGCCAAGTAGCTTCGCCGCCTCCTTGACCACGAGCTTGCCGCCCCCCTCTCCCACCAGCAAATGATGCGGCAGGCGCTGAGCAAAGGCGACTATCTCGCTGTCCAGGAAGGGGTAACGCATCTCCAGCGGGTTGGCCATGCCGATGCGGTCGTTCTTGAGCAGGATATTTTGCGGCAACGGCCCCAGCCGCTCGGTCGCCAGCACGAAGGGCAAACCTTCCGCGACGCCGTTACCGGCCCAAGTGGTCTGCATGTGTACCGCCTCACGCACAGCCTTGGCCCGGTCGGCAAGTGGCGAGCCGATCGCCGCGAGTTCCTCGGGTGAAAACACCTGCACGAGTTCGAGGTATTTCTCGATCGTGGAGCCGCCGGATTCGTAGTGACGCGGATCGCAGTGAGCGTAACCCGCGAATAGCTCGTCGGCCCCGCCGCCCGAAAGCGCGACGCGAATGTCGACCGCCGCTCGCTTCGTCAGAAAATACAACGGCGGCGAACTGATACTCATGCAGGGGATGTCCTGGCGCCGGACCGCCTCGGGGAAACTCGCCGTCAGTGCGGCCGCGCCCGCCGTAACATGAACCGGCCTGGGTGCGCCCAAGGATTCCGCGGTCTGGTCGGCGAGATCGGCTTCGCTGAAGACTTCAGAGCGTCGTTCGAAACTATCCTTGAAATGGTAATCCCGTGTGCTGCCCGAGCCCTCGAAACCCACCGTGTAGGAGGGTCGTTCGACCCGCATTTTCCGCAGCACGGCGGCGATCAAGCCCGAATCGACACCGCCGGAGAGAAAGAGCCCGTCGGGCGACTCGGTCGACAAACGCCGCGAAACCGCCGCGTGCATCAGGTTGGCCAGGGACGAAGCCGCGTCGCGCAGCGTGCCGCGAAAGCCGGGATGGAAACGCGGCAGGCCGAAGAACCGTTTCTCCAGCATGTCGGGTCGCACGGTGAGAATCGCACCGGGCTCAAGCTGCCGTACGTTTGCCAGCGGCGTTTCCGGCGCCGGGAAGAAACCCATGCGCAGGAAATACGTAATCGCGTCCTCGTCGAGTTCACGCGGTGTCTGCGGGTCGGCCAGCATGCCGCACAGTTCGGACGCAAACACGATTTCATCGGGCGTTTCGCGATACAACAGCGGCAGAATGCCCGCAGCGTCACGGGCCAGGATCAGGCGGCGCCGTCGCTCATCCCACGCCGCGATGGCGAATTGCCCGTTGAATTCAGCGATAATTTCCGGCCCGCAATGGGAAAGCAGGCGCGGCAGCAGCACGGTGTCACCGCTGACCTCCTCCAGGCCGTGTCGAAACGCCAGCTCGCGCCAATTGAAAATCTCGCCGTTCCAGACGACGGTTATCCCCCGATAGCTCGCGGGCTGCGCGCCGCCGTCATGGTCTTCGAGACTGAAACGCTGGGAAAGCAGACATACAGGTCCCGCGGCATGTATACCCATTGCGTCTGGGCCGCGGTGGGCGATGGCCGCGCCGATTCGTTCCACGCGAGCGGTATCCGCGTTCGCGCCGTCACGTCGCCAGTGGCCTGCAATGCCGCACATGCGCGAGCCTTAGGGAACCCAGCGCACTTTGGTCGTGGCGGCCAGCACTTTTTCGTAGTCTTTGGCGAAATTCTCGGCGACCCACTCGCCGTACGCGACGGGGTCGATGCCGAGCATGTCCAGCGCGGCGGTCTGCACCGGCGTGCCCTCGGTGCTCACGTTGATGCCGGCGTGAATCAGGCATGAAACCGGGCTGGCCGTGGCAATGGACACCGAGAGTTTTTTGCAGCCCGGGATGCTGTAGTGAAAGCGGCCGGAGAGCACAAACTGCGTCATGTCCTCGCCCTTGTCGAATTCGATTTCCGCCGGAAACAAGCAGTAGACATCGTTGCCGGACAATTCCACGTCGCATGCCACGTCGGGGGATTTCATCCAGCGCGCGCCGCGGGCCATCCAGCCGTTGAGCAGCCGCTGCGCCAACACCGCGGTCGTCAAGTCGATGCCGAACATCTCGACCACGTAGTGTACCTGGGAAGCGGCGAAGATGGGGCGGTCGTGTACGGCGTCGTCACGGTCGATGAGTTTCTCGACGGTGATTTCGGTCGGCGCGATCCAACCCAAAATCGAGTCGCCTTGCACGCCGAAGTTTTCGAATGCGTACAAGCTTCGCAATTGCGACGCGTCATAGAGTTCGTGAAAACCGCTTTCAAACAATGCTTTCATGATCCCTCCTGCAACCTCTGTCGGGTCAGCATACGGAGAGAATCATCGAAATAAAAGCCTGCCGGTGGTCGCGTCGCGCGGTCAGCAGCCGCAGCCCGCGTCGGATTTGTTTTTCTCCACGTCATCATCGCTCGCCGTGTCATCGTTGTCATCGTCGTCCGCGGCGGTGTCGTCGCTCGGCTCGTTTTCATTGACGTAATCGTCGGGTTCGGGACCCAAACCGCCGAACGCGGCATAAGGCGCGTAGCCGTCGCGCAGCAGTCCGGCGACCGGTTTCCATTGCTCGCGATCCATGTCGATCAAACCCATGGATTGATGGAAGGACGCCACGAAATCCGGCAGGCCGTTTTTAGTGAACCAGTCGAACACGCAGAACCACGTGGTCGCCGCCATCACGCCGGTATCTCGGACATCACGGCCATTCCGAGACGATCCGCCACCAGGTAGGTATAGGGATGGTTCGGGTAGTGGCCCATCCGTAGGAAAAGCGCGTTGAGTTCCTTGATGATCGACAAATCCTCGACGATGCGTTCCCGACTCGCGCTGCGCCCCGTATCAGGCCATTCCTCATGCCGCGCCACGCCGGGCAGAAACGCGATGCGGCCGTTGAGCATCAAGCGCCCGTTTTCCCGCTCCACCGTTCGCACGCCGAACTGCGTGTGGTGAACGTCGATGACCTCGCCCGCGGTGAAGGTTACGATCGCTTCCCGGGAGCGTCGGGTCACTGAGTGCCACTTTTCCCCGGCGGTTGGCCGCCCGTTTTCGAAAAACTAAAAAAAGTGACGTTTGGCACTTTTATTATGCGGCTATATTTCCGATATTCTTATTCAAATGACGGATAGACTCAATC
The DNA window shown above is from Candidatus Lernaella stagnicola and carries:
- the gap gene encoding type I glyceraldehyde-3-phosphate dehydrogenase, translated to MTARIAIHGFGRIGRCFFRLAQQQNVFEIGAIADVAEAPTLAYLLKYDSVHGRYPGSVEAEGDAIVVDGRRIPVVSGGTPGQRDWRTHDIWCVLEATGQFTRYDALAGHLEAGARKVVLSANPHPGDRERLPTFVMGVNHEQYDPARDHAVSNASCTTNCLAPVVQVLDEHFGIEHALVTTIHAYTKGQNLVDAPHEDLCRSRAAAMNMVPTSTGATAAVGVVLPRMRGRITGLSVRVPTPNVSLADVNLSFGKTTDAEEINYVLNQATLGSLRGIVEVTRDPVVSGDLNGCRASATVDLARTMVAGKKGSLAKVMLWYDNEMGYAARLIDMMHWMIQAEKEGNDGH
- the asnB gene encoding asparagine synthase (glutamine-hydrolyzing), which produces MCGIAGHWRRDGANADTARVERIGAAIAHRGPDAMGIHAAGPVCLLSQRFSLEDHDGGAQPASYRGITVVWNGEIFNWRELAFRHGLEEVSGDTVLLPRLLSHCGPEIIAEFNGQFAIAAWDERRRRLILARDAAGILPLLYRETPDEIVFASELCGMLADPQTPRELDEDAITYFLRMGFFPAPETPLANVRQLEPGAILTVRPDMLEKRFFGLPRFHPGFRGTLRDAASSLANLMHAAVSRRLSTESPDGLFLSGGVDSGLIAAVLRKMRVERPSYTVGFEGSGSTRDYHFKDSFERRSEVFSEADLADQTAESLGAPRPVHVTAGAAALTASFPEAVRRQDIPCMSISSPPLYFLTKRAAVDIRVALSGGGADELFAGYAHCDPRHYESGGSTIEKYLELVQVFSPEELAAIGSPLADRAKAVREAVHMQTTWAGNGVAEGLPFVLATERLGPLPQNILLKNDRIGMANPLEMRYPFLDSEIVAFAQRLPHHLLVGEGGGKLVVKEAAKLLGVPHEIAYRPKIRLQAPYATYLDDPAHADYFARLIADPPDFGRRLYDPEKAIALLFGPACRSVWRRPAKIMLLATWNLWLAGLT
- a CDS encoding DUF366 family protein is translated as MKALFESGFHELYDASQLRSLYAFENFGVQGDSILGWIAPTEITVEKLIDRDDAVHDRPIFAASQVHYVVEMFGIDLTTAVLAQRLLNGWMARGARWMKSPDVACDVELSGNDVYCLFPAEIEFDKGEDMTQFVLSGRFHYSIPGCKKLSVSIATASPVSCLIHAGINVSTEGTPVQTAALDMLGIDPVAYGEWVAENFAKDYEKVLAATTKVRWVP
- a CDS encoding glycoside hydrolase family 2 TIM barrel-domain containing protein; this encodes MTRRSREAIVTFTAGEVIDVHHTQFGVRTVERENGRLMLNGRIAFLPGVARHEEWPDTGRSASRERIVEDLSIIKELNALFLRMGHYPNHPYTYLVADRLGMAVMSEIPA